Part of the Nicotiana sylvestris chromosome 5, ASM39365v2, whole genome shotgun sequence genome is shown below.
TGCCTTGACCATTTGATTTCCATCTTGGTAGATCGTTGGCCAATAGTAGCCACATGTAAGCACTTTTGCCACAATCCGATTTCCTCCATGATGACCCCAAACCGGTGAATCATGGCATGCCTTGAGAATTGGCATTACCTCATCTTCCGGAACACACCGCCGGATAATGCTGTCGGCACAATTATGGAACAAAAAGGGTTCCTACCAATAGTAATGCCTACATCCCataagaactttttcttttgataagCTTCTAATCCATTGGGAACAAGGTCACTAACCAAGAAGTTAGTGATGTCGGCATACCAAGGAGCAAATGTATTAGACCATGCCAATATGTGTTCATCTAGAAAAACGTCATTGATTTCAAGATCTTCTTTTGGTCTCCCTGCCTCTTCAAGCCTAGATATGTGATCCGCAACTTGATTTTCCGTCCCTTTCTGATCCTTGACTTCAaagtcaaactcttgcaacaaaagGACCCACCGAATCAATATTGGTTTGGCATCCCTCTTCGCCATAAGATAACAAATAGTTGCATGGTTGGTGTATACTATCACTTTGGACCCCAAAAATTAAGCCCGAAATTTTTCAAAAGCATAGACAATGGCAAGAAGTTTTTGCTCAGTCACAGTATAATTTATTTGAGGATCATTAAGTGTCTTGCTTGTATAAAGGACAGGGTGAAGAATCTTGTTATGATGTTGGCCAAGAACCTCCCCAATACCCACAccactagcgtcacacatgagttcgaatggaaGATACCAATcaggtgtgacaataataggtgtcgtggtgagattttatttcaattcctcaaaggctTTGAGGCACTTCTCATCAAATacaaactttgcatctttctcaaggagttttcacaTGGGATTTGCAATTTTGGATAAGTCCTTCATGAAACGCCTATAGAAGACGGCATGTCCCAAAAAACTTCGGACACCTTTAACTGAAGTATGTGGAGGAAGCTTGGAAATGATCTCGATCTTTGCCTGGTCGACCTCTATGCCTTGTTCGGTAATTTTGTGGCCCAAAACAATGCTCTcgtccaccatgaagtggcatttctcccaatttagCACAAGGTTTGTTTTTTCACATCTCTTAAGCACTTGTCTGAGGTTGCCTAGCCAATGCTCAAAAGAATCACCCACGATAGAGAAATAGTCCATGAATACCTCTGAGAAATCCTCCACTATGTCTGAGAAGATTgacatcatgcacctttggaaagTAGCCGGAGCATTGCATAGCCCAAATGGTATCCGGCTAAATGCAAACGTCCCATATAGAcaagtgaatgttgtcttttcctAATCTTCCAATGCAATATTGATTTGGTTGTAACCGAAATATCCATCCAAGAAGTAGTAGAATGACCTTCCTgctagccgatcaagcatttgatcaataaaaggcatagggaaatggtcCTTGCACGTAGCACTGTTTAGCTTCTGGTAATACATACAAACCCTCCATCCGGTCACAGTTCTTGTTAGGATGAGCTAATTGTTATCGTTTTCAATCACGGTCATGCCTCCCTTTTTCGGCATACATTGCACCGGACTCACCCAAGAACTATCAGCGATGGGGTAGACTACCCCGGTATCCAACCACTTAATGATTTTTTTCTTTACCACCTCCTACATGGAAGAGTTCAATCTTCATTGATTCTCCACACTTGGTTTACTTTCattctccaattggatcttgTGTTCGCAAATTTTGGCAGGAATCTCTCGGTTGTCCGCAATTGTCCACCCAATAGCTTGCCTATGCTCCTTTAAGATATTCAACaattgttctacctgcacatcattcaacaaagaagaaacgATTACCGATATAGTGTCATTGGAGCCAAAACATTTATACCTTAAGTGTGGTGGAAGTGGTTTGAGCTCTAGTTGCGACAGGTCAATAATTGAAGGCTTTGCGGGAGGAGTGACTTTATTCTCTAAGTCGAGAGAGAGTTTCTTTGGAGCATAAGTGTAGGACCCGAGCCCTTCCAATGCATTTACTAATTCCACGTACCCCTCTATCTTCACCATCAAAATTTACCACAATAGTCGACAACGCCTCACCAAGGCATTGTATTCCATCTTCATTTCAACTGCATCTTCCATCTCATtaacaacatcaatcaccgagATGATTTCATATTCATGTGGTAGTTTCATACCCTAGCTTGCTTGTAATGTGACCTCTTTATCATTCACACGGAACTTGCTCTCATTCTGTTCTGAATCCATTAGTGCTCTTCCTGTAGAAAGGAATGGTCTTCCCAAGATGATAGGAATCTCTTTGTCATCTGCACAATCAAGGATTATGAAATCAGTGGGTAAATGGAACTCTCCCACTTTCACAAGCACATCATCGACAATTCCCACCGGTCTCTTTATGGAATGATCGGGCATTTGCAACCTCATACTTATGGGCCTCGGCATACCTAACCCTACTTGCTTGTAAATAGCAAGAGGCATTAAGTTGATGCTAGCCCCATTATCACAAAGAGCTCTTGCAAAATCATGAgccccaatagtgcatggaatggTGAAAGCTTCAGGGTCTTCATTCTTTTGAACGGTAGTTGTTGCGATGATGGAACCAATCCGgtgagtcacattcaccacttcattcttgatggttttctttttggtgatcaaatctttcaaatacttagcaaaacccggcatctcttgaaatgcttctACAAATGGGATATTTACCGTTAACTGCTTGAGAATGTCATAAAACTTTTCGAGTTTGGTATCGTCAACCTTCCTAGCAAGTCTTTGAGGAAAAGGAGGAGGAGGTATAGGAATAGGTGGTAGAGTTTTTggtgtctcttttaccttttccttaACCTCTTCCTGGTTTACTTCTTGAACTTTCAACTCTTCCGGAACCTTTTTAGCTTCAACAATAATTGGCTCTTCAACTTGTGCCTCAACCTCTTGTTTGGACTATTCCACATCAACCACTTGTTCACTCTCTCCTTGAAGTACCTTCCCACTTCGAGTAGTAACTGCCATGCAATGAGAAGTTGGACCAATCCCACTACCctttgggttcgcaattgtgtcaCTTGGAAGTATCCCCTTTTTCTTTGGATTTTGTTCCCTAGAGAGTtctctcatttgcatctccaatttttgaatggaTGCAGTGTAAGAACCAACATGCTCGGTCATATTCCTCATAGAAGTGTC
Proteins encoded:
- the LOC104229166 gene encoding uncharacterized protein, with translation MLERALQNQERSDTSMRNMTEHVGSYTASIQKLEMQMRELSREQNPKKKGILPSDTIANPKGSGIGPTSHCMAVTTRSGKSKQEVEAQVEEPIIVEAKKVPEELKVQEVNQEEVKEKVKETPKTLPPIPIPPPPFPQRLARKVDDTKLEKFYDILKQLTVNIPFVEAFQEMPGFAKYLKDLITKKKTIKNEVVNVTHRIGSIIATTTVQKNEDPEAFTIPCTIGAHDFARALCDNGASINLMPLAIYKQVGLDDKEIPIILGRPFLSTGRALMDSEQNESKFRVNDKEVEQLLNILKEHRQAIGWTIADNREIPAKICEHKIQLENESKPSVENQ